The genome window CATTGATGATGTTGCACATTGGTACAGGTAATACACTTGCATTTGCTCCACCTAAGTAACGGTATAAAGGCACACCTAAGGCGTTAGCAGCTGCACGTGCTGTTGCCATAGAAATTCCTAAGGTTGCATTTGCTCCTAGGTTGGAGTAGTTTTTTGTTCCATCAAGCTCTAAAAGAGTGTTATCTAGTTGGGTCTGATTAAATGCATCAAGTCCTATGATGTTTTCAGCTATTGTGCCATTGATGTTTTCAATCGCTTTTAAAACACCTTTTCCGCCAAATCTCTCATCATTATCTCTTAACTCTAAGGCTTCTTTTTTTCCAGTACTTGCTCCACTTGGAACGATAGCACTACCCACGCTACCATCGCTTAACATGATTTCAGCTTTAATGGTAGGATTACCTCTACTATCTAAAACCTCAAAAGCTCTTAAATCTTCAATCATTAACATTACTCTTCTCCTTCCTCATCTTCTTTTGCACCTAAAATCATACTATCTATACCGATGGAATTTTGTATAGCTTGTGTGATTTCATCTGCAATAGCTGGGTTTTCTTTTAAAAAGGCTTTGGCATTTTCTCTACCTTGACCAAGTTTAGAAGCTTTGTAAGAAAACCATGCACCACTTTTATCAATGATGTCAAGTTTTACACCATAGTCTATTAACTCGCCTTCACGACTTACGCCCTCGCCAAACATCACATCAAATTCAGCTTGTTTAAAAGGTGGGGCGACTTTGTTTTTAGCTACTTTTACTTTAACACGGTTTCCAATAGGCTCATCATTTTGTTTTAAGGTAGCTGTTTTTCTTACATCTAAACGCACCGAAGCATAAAATTTTAATGCATTTCCACCGGTGGTTGTTTCAGGTGTACCATAACCCATCATACCTATTTTCATACGAATTTGGTTGATGAAAATTACAGTGGTGTTCATTTTGTGTACAATACCAGTGAGTTTTCTTAAAGCTTGACTCATTAATCTTGCTTGAAGTCCTACGTGTTGATCTCCCATATCGCCTTCGATTTCTGCTTTTGGAGTTAGTGCAGCAACGCTATCTACCACTATTAGATCAATAGCTCCACTTCTTGCTATGGTTTCAACGATTTCTAAAGCTTGTTCTCCAAAATCTGGCTGAGAGATGTAAAGATTTTCTGTATCAACACCTAAATTTTTTGCATATCTTACATCTAGCGCGTGTTCAGCATCGATAAATGCACAAACTCCGCCTTTTTTTTGGCATTCTGCTATGATGTGCAAAGTAAGTGTTGTTTTGCCTGAACTTTCAGGCCCATAAATTTCTATAATTCTTCCTTTTGGTACTCCGCCTATACCTAGAGCTAAATCTAGCCCAACTGAACCTGTAGGAATAGAATCAATTTTTTCAACTTCTTTATCGCCAAGTCTTAAGATAGTACCTTTTCCAAAGGTTTTATCAAGACTTTTTAAGGCTGCATCAAGTGATTTTCTTTTATTATCATCCATGCTTATTAATCCTTTTATAATATGTTTAAAATTGTATCAAAAAGAAATTTAATATAAGTTTTTATTTTGAATTTTGCTAAAATACTTTTTTAAATTTTTAAGGAAAAAAATGAATAAAAAAATTAGCGTAGCACACTCTCCTGATGCTGATGATATTTTTATGTATATGGCGATTAAATTTGGCTGGGTGGGAAATGCCTATGAGTATGAAAATACAGCCTTAGATATACAAACTTTAAATGAGTTAGCATTGCAAAATATATACGATGTTAGTGCAATATCTTTTGCGCTTTATCCTTTGATAGCTAGTGAATATGCTTTATTGAAAACTGCTGTAAGTTTTGGCGAAGGTTATGGACCAAAACTCATTAAGAAAAAAGATAAAAGATTAAAGCCAAATTTTAAGGTTGCTTTAAGTGGTGCACACACTACTAATGCTTTGATTTTTCGTATAAAATATCCACAAGCTAGGATAATCTATAAGAATTTTTTAGAAATTGAAAAAGCAGTTTTAGAAGGTGAGGTAGATGCTGGAGTGCTGATACATGAAAGTATTTTAGAGTTTGATTCTAGCTTATGTGTAGAGGCTGAACTTTGGGATATTTGGCAAGAGCTAGCTAAAGATGATTTGCCTTTGCCTTTGGGTGGAATGGCACTTAGAAGATCTTTGCCGATAAATGATGCTATAGCGGTTGAAAAAGATTTAATCAAAGCAGTAGAAGTAGCTGATCATAATAGAAAAATCTTAGCTTCTATGCTTTTAGAGCGTGATTTAATACGCGTAGATGCGCAAAAACTTGATGTATATTTAAACCTATATGCAAATAAAAACTCTATTAACATGAATGATAAGCAGTATAATGCTATAGATAAACTTTTTGAGCTTGGATTTAATCATGGATTTTATGAGAAAATGATAAAGAGCAAAGATTATCTTATACCTAGCGAATATGAAGAATTTAGAAATTCTTGATAGAATTTCAATTTTTAAGGAGAAACAATGGAAAGTGCTTTGGTGGCTTTGGGTGTTCAAACTTTTAAAATTACTCTCATGCTTTCTTTACCTATGCTTTTAGCGGGTCTTATCGCAGGTCTTATTATAAGTATTTTTCAAGCTGTAACACAAATTAATGAAGCTACGCTTTCTTTTGTGCCAAAAATTTTACTTGTTGTTGTAGTGATAGTATTTTTGATGCCTTGGATGATAAGTTCTATGATTGATTTTACAACAAATATTTTAAATCAAATTCCAAGTTTTATTCGATGATTATTGACTTTGCTAAGTATTCTTCTGTGCGTATAGGCGAGAGCTTTGAAGTGCAAGTGCTTGAAGAGCTTTGTGAGTTTGATGGTTTTTTGATAGGTGGGGCTAATAATTTACTTGTTTCGCCAAGACCTAAAAAACTTGGAATTTTAGGGAAAAGTTTTGATTATATTACAATTTTAGAGCAAAATGAAAAAGGTATGTCTGTAGAGATAGGTTCTAGTGTGAAATCTTTTAAGATGTATCAATTTGCTAAAGAAAATAATCTAAAAGGCTTTGAATTTTTAAGAAATATCCCAGGTACTTTGGGTGGAATTTTAAAAATGAATGCGGGTTTAAAAGATGAGGACATTAGTAAAAACTTAATGAGCGTTCGTACTTTTAATCAAGAAATTTTAAAACAAGATATTGCTTTTGCTTATAGATTTAACCCTATTAAAGAAGTGATGTTTAGTGCAAAGTTTTTTTTAAAATATGGATTTGATATAAACAAAGATGAGCTTTTAAAGAATGCAAGAAAAAACCAACCCAAAGGTGCTAGCTTTGGGTCTATTTTTAAAAATCCCAAAAACGATCATGCAGGGAGATTGATAGAAGCAGTTGGTCTTAAAGGTTTTAGTAAAAATGATGCGATGTTTAGCAATGAACATGCAAATTTTTTGATCAATAAAAAACATGCTAGCTTTGATGATGCGATGTTTTTAATAGAGCTAGCTAAAAAAAGAGTATCGGAAGAATTTGGTATTTTTTTAGAAGAAGAAGTGGTGATTATATAGTATTTTTAATATCTTCATAAAGAATTTTAGCTATTTCTTGGACTAACTCTTCGTAAGATTTACTTTTATCGCTAGTGTTAAATCGAGTATCAATGGTAAGTAGTTTATGGTCTTTTAATTTATTGGTTTTTGTAAGAAAAACTTTATATTCTAAGTCAATTTTTACATCAAAATTAGAGAAAAATAAAAAATTATGTTGACTTGCTTGGACTTTTTTTAGATCTAGCAAAATCACAAAATCAGCTTTTTTAAAACGGTTAAATTCTAAAAAATCATCTGCATTGATAAAGTGTTTATTTGCTTGTAAAATATTTTGACTATTGATATAAACTTGATTTTCTTTTTGGCCTAGTAAGGCAAGATGATTTTCTTTGTTAAATAAGGTATTTAAAGCATTTAAGGTATCTTTTGCCATGGTATTAGCATCAATTTTTAAATTTGAAAAATAAAAATTATATTCTTTTTCATAGCTTGGCACCAAAGCCAAAACATCAATCTGCGATAATCTATCGTAGTTGACATTTTGGTTTAGTTTGATGATGTTAAAATCATCATTGTTTTGGAGTTTGATGATTTTTTTATTTGCAAAAGAATTGGCGTAAATGGTGCCAAAAAGACATAAAAATACTAAAAGTATTCTCATTAAAAACCTTGTAATTTAAAATCAGTTTTGGCAAAAGCTATAAAACTTGGAAGTTTAAAGTCAGGACGGTTATAGTCCAAAGCTTTTTTATCAAAATCATATAAAATACCACCATTTTGTTTGACTAAAAAATCTCCCGCGGCGATATCCCAAGCTTTTGGACCACCAAAACGTGGGTAAATTCCTGCTTTTGCCTCAAGCAAATACACAAATTTTAAAGCAGAAGAAACCTTAATACCTTCAAGTTGGTTTTGTATGAAAAAGTCTTCGTTATTGTCATGATTTTTAGAGTATAAAGCGATGTTTTTAACTTTTTCATATTGCTTTAATTCATGAGATAAAATAGTGTCATTTTTGTAAACTTTTGTGTGAGTGTGCGCATAATAGAATGCATTATTCTCCACATCGCCTATGAGTGAAAGCACGGGAGTATTTTTATGGATCAATGCGATTAAAACACAGTATTCCTTGTCTTTTTTAGCATAAGATTTAGTGCCATCGAGTGGATCTATTAGCCAAAAATACTCTAATTTTTTTCTTTCTTCATAAGAGAGTATATTTTCTTCAGAGCATATGGCTATATCACTTGATGCTAAAATTTCACTAATAGCCTCATTGGACTTGATATCAGCTAAGCCAACTGGAGATTCATCTTCTTTAAGCCATAAGGTATTTTTGTCTTTGTATTCAAGTAATACCTTAGAAGCTTCTTTACCTGCCCTTAGGGCTAATTCTAAAAGTGTGTCTAAATTTTTCATAAAAAAAGTATAGCAGTTTAAGATAAATACTTAGTAGAATTATTTTCTACTAAGATTATTGATAAATTTAATCAAGCTAATAGCTAAAATCGCTTCAAGCAAGGCAGTAAGCACTAATCCTGAGTATATATCTTGTGTGATGATATTGGTTTGATAAGAAAGAGTGGCTATAGCAATAAGCAAGGTTAATGGCATTGAGTGGCTTAAGCCAAATAAAAAAGTATGTTTTAAACCTAAATTTTTGAAAAAAACCATAGCGCAAAGCATTCTTAAGGCTATCATAAAAAGTGTAAGAGAAAAAGCGATAATTAAAACTTGCGTATTTAAAAGCATTTGAAGTTTAAAGCTTGATCCTATATAAATGAAAAATATAGGGATTAAAAAGCCATAGCCAAAACTAGAAAGCTTGTGCTCTAGATCTTTTTTGTGATCAAAAAAAGTAGCTATAAATGAACCTGCGATAAAAGCTCCCAGTGCAACTTCAAGTTTAAAATAAATCATGATTGCAACTATGGCTATAAAAATAGCCATGCAAAATCTTATATCCTTTTCGTTTTGATCTTGCCAAGGCATGAGTATGGTTTTAAGTTGTGGATACCACCAAAACAACACTTCTAGAAATTTAAAGCCAAAAATACAAAGAGCCAAAAAACCTACCAAGTACAATAAATTTTGAGTAAGCGAGAAAAGATCAGCTCCTTTTCCTAAAAACGCAGCTGCTATGGTAAGTAAAACTATGCTCACAACTTCAGCCAAAGTAGCTACCACCATAGATACATTAAGCCACTCACAATTTTTTCCAAAATCCCTATAAAGCGTTGAGAGTAACCCCACGCTCATTACAGGTATGATAATGACAAAAATATAAGAAATATCCACGCTTTCAACCGCTAAAACACTAAAAGCATATAAAAGTATAATGTATATAAAAGCTTTATTAAGCAAGCTTCTTTCAGTGTTTAAAAAGGTTTTGAGGTTAATCTCCATACCTGCTATAAACATAAGGTAATAAAACCCTGCATTGGCTAAAAGCTTAAAATTTTCACTCTCGCCAATAAAACCTAAAAACCCTATAAAAGAGCCAAGCATAATTTCAGTGGCTGAAAGTGGGAGTTTTAAAAATTTAGCAATATAAGGTGAGGTTAGCAAGCACCCTGCTACGACTAATAAAATTTTTAAATCCGTAGCAGCTTGAGCATCAATGACACCCGCTAGCAAAGCTAAACCCCATTTGTTTTAGTTTTTGTATATCTTTGCTTGGTTCTTCGCCTTTGGTTGTAAGATAATCTCCTACTACTATGGCACTAGCTCCTGCGTCAAAAATTTCATACTGTCTTTCTTTTAACACTACCTCTCTACCACCTGCTACCATAATGTGGGCATTAGGTAGATCTTTTTTAGTGTCTTTGATGATGTTTAATGCTTCATCAGGATCAAGCAAGGCTTGTTTAAGTTTTAAATTTTCATTTGGTATAAAAAAATTAATAGGCGAAGAAAAAGGATCAAGTTCTTTTAAACTAGCTCGAAAACTTTTTCTATCAGCTTCACTTTCCCCAAGACCATAAATTCCACCACAGCAAAGCATTAAGCCCGCTTCTTTAGCATAAAGATTGGTTTGAAATCTTTGCTCCCAAGTATGCGTAGAGCAAATATTTGGGAAAAATTCTTTAGAGGTTTCTAGATTATGGTTGTATGAAAAAATTCCTGCTTTTTTTAATTCTTTGAGTTGATCTAAATTGGCTATACCATTACAAGCTATAAGCAAAAGCCCTTCTACTTCTTTTTGTACTGCATGAGCTACTTTACACACATATTCAAGTTTTTCATCATCAAGCCCAGCACCAGCTGTAACCAAACAAAAACCTAAAGCCTCGTTTTTTTTAGCCATTTTAGCTTCTAAAACAATTTGATCTATATCTTTTCTTTTGTATTTGTTGATATTTGTTTTTACATGAGCGCTTTGGGTGCAGTACTTGCAGTCCTCTCCGCACCCTCCACTTGCTATATTAGATATAGCACAAAGCATGATTTGCATTAAATTTCCTTTTTGATTTTACATTTTAAGCACTCTAAAAATGTGCCTTTTTTAAGTTCTTTAATGATCAAAGTTTCACCGCATTCGCTACATTTTTCTTCACTTGGTTTGTATTTGCTTATATAATTACATTTTGGGTAAGCACTACAACCATAAAATTTACCGCGCTTAGAAAAACGCTCTACGATCTCGCCTTCTTGACAGCTTGGACATTTTACGCCTATGGTGTTGAGTTTTTTCTCGCTTTTTTCTTCATTTTGTGTTTCTTGTTTTAAATTTCTTGAATATTTACATTTTGGAAAATTTAAACAAGCTACAAATTCCCCATATCTTCCTTTTCTTATGGCGAGTTCTCCACCGCAATCAGGACAAGTTTCATCTAGCTTGGTGACAGTTTTTTGGCTTTTGATGTTTTTCTTGCCCTCATCAATTTTCCTCATAAAAGGAAAATAAAATTCTCGTAAAACTTCTTGCCAATCCATCTTGCCTTCTGCGATGACATCAAGCGTATCTTCCATTTTGGAAGTAAAATCACTATCTACGATATCGCTAAAGTTTTGCTCTAAAACCTCTGTTACGACAAAGGCTATTTCATTAGGAATGATTTGCTTTTTATCTATACGCACATACTCTCTTGCACTTAGTAAAGAGATGGTAGGAGCGTAAGTAGAAGGGCGCCCTATGCCAAGATTTTCTAGCTTTTTAACAAGCCCAGCTTCAGAGTATCTTGAAGGTGGTTCGGTAAAATGCGAGTTAAGTTCTATGTTTTGGATGTTTAGTGTATCTTCTAGTTTTAAATTAGGTAAGATTTTGTCTTTATCCATATCTCCATAAATTTTATAATGACCATCAAATAAAATTTTTCTACCACTTATTTTAAAACTTGCTTCGTTTGATTTTACATATACATTTTGAGTTTGAGAGATGGCGGGATTCATTTGCGAAGCTAAGAAACGGTTATAGATTAAAGTATATAATCTTGCTTCATCTTTTTCTAAAAACTCACTTGCAAGCTTTGGGGTAAAGCTAAGGTTGGTTGGTCTTATGGCTTCGTGGGCTTCTTGGGCACCTTTGCTTTTGGTGGTATAGATATTTGCTTTGCTTGGTAGGTATTCTTTGCCAAAATCACTTTTAATGAGTTTTCTTACTTCTTCTAAGGCTTCTTTTGCGATATTTAAGCTATCAGTTCTCATGTAGGTGATCACACCCATGATACCTTGATGTGTTTTAACACCCTCATAAAGTTTTTGAGCGATCATCATGGTTTTTTTAGGGTTAAATCCTAGGCGATTGCTCGCGCTTTGCTGTAAGGTTGAGGTCATAAAAGGTGCTTGTGGGGCTATTTTTCTATCTTTGCTTTCTATGTCTTTGATTTTAAAATTTGCATTTTTACAAGCATTAAAGATTAATTTTGCTCTATCTTCATTAGTTAGACTTAGCTTTTCTATTTTTTGGTTTTGAAATTCAACTAGTTCTGCTTGTAAGTCTTTTTCAAAAACCATATCGATACTAAAGTATTTTAAAGGAACAAAAGCCTTAATCTCTCTTTCTCTATCGACGATGATTTTTAAAGCCGCACTTTGCACACGTCCTGCGCTTAGGCCTTTTTGAATTTTTTGATTGAGTAAGGGGCTAAGTTTGTAGCCTACGATACGATCAAGCAAGCGTCTAGTTTGCTGGGCGTTGACGCTGTTTATGTTTAAAGATCTTGGGTTTTTTAAAGCGTTTTCGATAGCACTTTTGGTGATTTCATGAAAAACTATGCGTGGCAAAGTGCTTTCATCTTTATTAATAGCTTTGGCTATATGATAAGCTATGGCTTCTCCCTCGCGGTCCTCATCGGTTGCTAGGTAGATGGTTTTAGCTTTTTTAGCTTTTTCTTTGAGTTCTTTTACTAAGCTTGAATGGTCATTGGAAATTCTATATTCGGGTTTGAAGTTTTCATCTTCTATTTTTATACCAAAGCTAGTTTTAGGTAGATCTCTAATGTGCCCTTTGGAGGCGATGACTTCGTAGTCTTTACCTAAAAAATTACCTATGGTTTTAGCTTTGGCAGGTGATTCTACTATGATTAAATTTTTCATTATTTTCCTTATATAGGATTAAATTAGTAAAAGTGTATAAAAAAAAGTTAAATTTTTTGCTTAGAAGGGTTTTTAAATCAAATATATTTAATGCTATAATTTTTATATTTATAATCATAGGAATAAAAATGTTTTTGCAAAAAAATTTACAAGCATTGGAATTTACCAACAAACCTTTACAAGAAAAAATCGCTTCTTTAAAAGAAGAAAGTTTTATCGATATATTTCCAAGTCAAACTCCGGTTGTGCCTTCTAAAGAGGATTTGCTTAAGCCTAACATATTTTTTTGTGGGATAGGCGAGGGCTTGTTTTTAAAAAAATTAATCAATAAGCATATTTTTATTTTTGATAAATGTGAGTTTTTTGCTAATGTTTTGACTAAGATGGACTTAAGTCAAGAGCTTGCAAGTGGTAAAATTTATCTTTGTGATGTGGAGGAAAAAAGACTAGAGGAATATCTTGTCTTGCTTTTTTCTCAAAAAGATTGCTTTGAGTATTTGGGTTTATTTAAACTTTTACCATATAGTGAGTGTTACAAGCAAAGTCCAATGTTTGACTTTGTTTGTCAAATTTGTAGTGATGTTATATTTAGGTCTGTGTTAAATACAGATACTAGTTTTGCTATGGAATCTAAAATGTACAAACAGTTTTTATCAAATATCCCTTGTGTGTTAGAAGATACTCCTTTTCAGCGCTTTATTTATGAAAATAAAGGAAAAAACAAAAGTGTCATTGTGGTATGTGCTGGACCTTCTTTAAATAAACAACTTGAGCTTTTAAAGGCATATCAAAATAACTTTGTAATTTTTGCTTTAGATGCTACTTATAAAACCTTGCTTAAGAATGAAATATACCCAGATTTTGTTTTCTCTATGGATATTCAAGATAAGTGTAAATGTTTTTATGAAAACTTGCCTAGTGAGGTTAAAAAGCCTATTTTTGTATTGAGTGGAAATATTAATAAAGCTTTGATTGTAACTTTAAAAGATAAGGAAAAAAAGATATTTATCTTGCAAAATTTAGATTATCAACAAAAATTCAATCTAAATGACTTTGGTTATTTAGATATAGGTATTAATGTAGCACATTTTGCATATAGTTTTGCTATGGCCTTGGGTTTTACTAATGTCATCATGATAGGTCAAGATTTAGCTTTTGATGAAAAGGGCAATTCTCATGCAGATGCGAGCGTATTTACTTTTCATGATGTAGAAGCAGCTGAGCATACAGTTGTAAAACTTGAAGTATTGGCCTATGGTAAATCAGGTTATGTGCAAACCCATATAAGCTGGGATGAGTTTCGAAAAAGACTCGAGGTATTATTTCTTTCTCATCCACATGTGAAATTTTATAATGCCACAGAAGGGGGGGCTTTTATCGATTATACTATAGAAAAGCCGTTTGGAGAGGTTTTGGAGTTATTAAAAGATAGTAAAAAAGATTATATTTTACCTAATGCTTTAAGTTTTAATAGACAAAAAAAAATACTTACAAAAATGCTAGAAATTTTACAAAAAGATCATTTAGAATTAAGTACTTTGTATGAAAATGCTAAGAAGATTTTAAATATTTTAGAGCAACATCAAACACAAGTTGCTCTTCATGAAGAGTTATTAAATATCATCACCCAATTTAATCTTTTGCTAGATGAGAGTAAGCTGCTACAAAGTTTCATGTATAAACCCTTGTTTTACCATAGAGGTTTTTTTCATGTTAGTTTATATCAAGATACGCAAGAGGCTTTGAAAAAATATATAGATTTTCTACATCTATTTTTAGAATTCATATCATTAAATCTTAATTCACTTCAAGAGGCTATAGAAAAATACAAAAATATTTTA of Campylobacter sp. 2014D-0216 contains these proteins:
- a CDS encoding motility associated factor glycosyltransferase family protein, which produces MFLQKNLQALEFTNKPLQEKIASLKEESFIDIFPSQTPVVPSKEDLLKPNIFFCGIGEGLFLKKLINKHIFIFDKCEFFANVLTKMDLSQELASGKIYLCDVEEKRLEEYLVLLFSQKDCFEYLGLFKLLPYSECYKQSPMFDFVCQICSDVIFRSVLNTDTSFAMESKMYKQFLSNIPCVLEDTPFQRFIYENKGKNKSVIVVCAGPSLNKQLELLKAYQNNFVIFALDATYKTLLKNEIYPDFVFSMDIQDKCKCFYENLPSEVKKPIFVLSGNINKALIVTLKDKEKKIFILQNLDYQQKFNLNDFGYLDIGINVAHFAYSFAMALGFTNVIMIGQDLAFDEKGNSHADASVFTFHDVEAAEHTVVKLEVLAYGKSGYVQTHISWDEFRKRLEVLFLSHPHVKFYNATEGGAFIDYTIEKPFGEVLELLKDSKKDYILPNALSFNRQKKILTKMLEILQKDHLELSTLYENAKKILNILEQHQTQVALHEELLNIITQFNLLLDESKLLQSFMYKPLFYHRGFFHVSLYQDTQEALKKYIDFLHLFLEFISLNLNSLQEAIEKYKNILKL
- a CDS encoding menaquinone biosynthesis family protein encodes the protein MNKKISVAHSPDADDIFMYMAIKFGWVGNAYEYENTALDIQTLNELALQNIYDVSAISFALYPLIASEYALLKTAVSFGEGYGPKLIKKKDKRLKPNFKVALSGAHTTNALIFRIKYPQARIIYKNFLEIEKAVLEGEVDAGVLIHESILEFDSSLCVEAELWDIWQELAKDDLPLPLGGMALRRSLPINDAIAVEKDLIKAVEVADHNRKILASMLLERDLIRVDAQKLDVYLNLYANKNSINMNDKQYNAIDKLFELGFNHGFYEKMIKSKDYLIPSEYEEFRNS
- a CDS encoding cation:proton antiporter, yielding MLAGVIDAQAATDLKILLVVAGCLLTSPYIAKFLKLPLSATEIMLGSFIGFLGFIGESENFKLLANAGFYYLMFIAGMEINLKTFLNTERSLLNKAFIYIILLYAFSVLAVESVDISYIFVIIIPVMSVGLLSTLYRDFGKNCEWLNVSMVVATLAEVVSIVLLTIAAAFLGKGADLFSLTQNLLYLVGFLALCIFGFKFLEVLFWWYPQLKTILMPWQDQNEKDIRFCMAIFIAIVAIMIYFKLEVALGAFIAGSFIATFFDHKKDLEHKLSSFGYGFLIPIFFIYIGSSFKLQMLLNTQVLIIAFSLTLFMIALRMLCAMVFFKNLGLKHTFLFGLSHSMPLTLLIAIATLSYQTNIITQDIYSGLVLTALLEAILAISLIKFINNLSRK
- the fliQ gene encoding flagellar biosynthesis protein FliQ is translated as MESALVALGVQTFKITLMLSLPMLLAGLIAGLIISIFQAVTQINEATLSFVPKILLVVVVIVFLMPWMISSMIDFTTNILNQIPSFIR
- the recA gene encoding recombinase RecA, with product MDDNKRKSLDAALKSLDKTFGKGTILRLGDKEVEKIDSIPTGSVGLDLALGIGGVPKGRIIEIYGPESSGKTTLTLHIIAECQKKGGVCAFIDAEHALDVRYAKNLGVDTENLYISQPDFGEQALEIVETIARSGAIDLIVVDSVAALTPKAEIEGDMGDQHVGLQARLMSQALRKLTGIVHKMNTTVIFINQIRMKIGMMGYGTPETTTGGNALKFYASVRLDVRKTATLKQNDEPIGNRVKVKVAKNKVAPPFKQAEFDVMFGEGVSREGELIDYGVKLDIIDKSGAWFSYKASKLGQGRENAKAFLKENPAIADEITQAIQNSIGIDSMILGAKEDEEGEE
- a CDS encoding 3'(2'),5'-bisphosphate nucleotidase CysQ → MKNLDTLLELALRAGKEASKVLLEYKDKNTLWLKEDESPVGLADIKSNEAISEILASSDIAICSEENILSYEERKKLEYFWLIDPLDGTKSYAKKDKEYCVLIALIHKNTPVLSLIGDVENNAFYYAHTHTKVYKNDTILSHELKQYEKVKNIALYSKNHDNNEDFFIQNQLEGIKVSSALKFVYLLEAKAGIYPRFGGPKAWDIAAGDFLVKQNGGILYDFDKKALDYNRPDFKLPSFIAFAKTDFKLQGF
- a CDS encoding biotin synthase; translation: MQIMLCAISNIASGGCGEDCKYCTQSAHVKTNINKYKRKDIDQIVLEAKMAKKNEALGFCLVTAGAGLDDEKLEYVCKVAHAVQKEVEGLLLIACNGIANLDQLKELKKAGIFSYNHNLETSKEFFPNICSTHTWEQRFQTNLYAKEAGLMLCCGGIYGLGESEADRKSFRASLKELDPFSSPINFFIPNENLKLKQALLDPDEALNIIKDTKKDLPNAHIMVAGGREVVLKERQYEIFDAGASAIVVGDYLTTKGEEPSKDIQKLKQMGFSFASGCH
- a CDS encoding UDP-N-acetylmuramate dehydrogenase produces the protein MIIDFAKYSSVRIGESFEVQVLEELCEFDGFLIGGANNLLVSPRPKKLGILGKSFDYITILEQNEKGMSVEIGSSVKSFKMYQFAKENNLKGFEFLRNIPGTLGGILKMNAGLKDEDISKNLMSVRTFNQEILKQDIAFAYRFNPIKEVMFSAKFFLKYGFDINKDELLKNARKNQPKGASFGSIFKNPKNDHAGRLIEAVGLKGFSKNDAMFSNEHANFLINKKHASFDDAMFLIELAKKRVSEEFGIFLEEEVVII
- the topA gene encoding type I DNA topoisomerase; translation: MKNLIIVESPAKAKTIGNFLGKDYEVIASKGHIRDLPKTSFGIKIEDENFKPEYRISNDHSSLVKELKEKAKKAKTIYLATDEDREGEAIAYHIAKAINKDESTLPRIVFHEITKSAIENALKNPRSLNINSVNAQQTRRLLDRIVGYKLSPLLNQKIQKGLSAGRVQSAALKIIVDREREIKAFVPLKYFSIDMVFEKDLQAELVEFQNQKIEKLSLTNEDRAKLIFNACKNANFKIKDIESKDRKIAPQAPFMTSTLQQSASNRLGFNPKKTMMIAQKLYEGVKTHQGIMGVITYMRTDSLNIAKEALEEVRKLIKSDFGKEYLPSKANIYTTKSKGAQEAHEAIRPTNLSFTPKLASEFLEKDEARLYTLIYNRFLASQMNPAISQTQNVYVKSNEASFKISGRKILFDGHYKIYGDMDKDKILPNLKLEDTLNIQNIELNSHFTEPPSRYSEAGLVKKLENLGIGRPSTYAPTISLLSAREYVRIDKKQIIPNEIAFVVTEVLEQNFSDIVDSDFTSKMEDTLDVIAEGKMDWQEVLREFYFPFMRKIDEGKKNIKSQKTVTKLDETCPDCGGELAIRKGRYGEFVACLNFPKCKYSRNLKQETQNEEKSEKKLNTIGVKCPSCQEGEIVERFSKRGKFYGCSAYPKCNYISKYKPSEEKCSECGETLIIKELKKGTFLECLKCKIKKEI